Proteins encoded together in one Aminipila butyrica window:
- a CDS encoding CidA/LrgA family protein yields MKYLKQFAIILLITFIGEVLKAFIPLTIPASIYGLVLMLLALQTGLIKLDSVQDAGVFLIEIMPVMFIPAAVGLMDSWAALKPIFIPIAVITFVTTVIVLAVTGGVTQLVINMEKRK; encoded by the coding sequence ATGAAATATTTAAAACAGTTTGCCATTATTTTATTGATTACATTTATCGGAGAAGTCTTAAAGGCATTTATTCCGTTGACTATACCAGCCAGCATCTATGGGCTGGTGCTCATGCTTCTGGCCCTGCAAACCGGGCTTATTAAGTTGGACAGCGTTCAGGATGCAGGAGTCTTTCTCATTGAAATTATGCCGGTAATGTTTATCCCGGCAGCGGTGGGGCTGATGGATTCCTGGGCGGCGTTGAAGCCAATCTTTATCCCCATTGCCGTGATTACCTTTGTAACCACGGTCATCGTTTTGGCGGTGACAGGAGGCGTAACGCAATTGGTCATCAACATGGAAAAGAGGAAATAG
- the scfA gene encoding six-cysteine ranthipeptide SCIFF, which yields MKRIQTIETRNLVDSAKKGGCGECQTSCQSASKTSCSVANQQCEQLKK from the coding sequence ATGAAGAGAATACAGACTATCGAAACGAGAAACCTTGTGGATTCAGCCAAAAAGGGCGGCTGCGGCGAATGCCAGACATCTTGCCAGTCCGCAAGCAAGACTTCTTGCAGCGTTGCAAATCAGCAGTGCGAACAGCTAAAGAAATAA
- the scfB gene encoding thioether cross-link-forming SCIFF peptide maturase produces MVHTYKNNGYNIVLDVNSGAVHCVDEVAYDVIEKLEAGEERRAITADILSKYGHLPEVTAEEIELVFADIEELKRQGKLFSVDIYQEMSGEFKDRQSVVKAICLHVAHDCNMACKYCFAEEGEYQQGHRGLMSYEVGKKALDFLIENSGTRKNLEVDFFGGEPLMNWQVVKDLVAYGRQQEKLHNKNFRFTLTTNGILLDEEVIEFANREMSNVVLSMDGRKEVNDRLRVSRNGKGSYDTILPKFLKLAESRNQENYYIRGTYTHHNTDFASDILHLADLGFKELSMEPVVAEPGADYALTEADLPQLLAEYDRLAQAMLQRKKEGKDFRFYHYTIDLTGGPCIVKRISGCGVGTEYLAVTPEGDLYPCHQFVGDPEFLLGTVFEGIQNQNACHQFKSCNIYSHEECRDCFARMYCSGGCAANAYHTTGSIQGVYDFGCQLHKKRIECAIMLQVAEQFGGEQQ; encoded by the coding sequence ATGGTACATACATATAAAAATAACGGGTACAACATCGTTCTGGACGTGAACAGCGGGGCGGTTCACTGTGTGGACGAGGTGGCCTACGATGTGATTGAAAAGCTGGAGGCAGGAGAAGAAAGAAGGGCTATTACGGCAGATATTTTGAGCAAGTACGGCCATTTGCCCGAGGTAACCGCAGAAGAAATCGAGTTGGTCTTTGCGGATATAGAGGAGTTGAAGAGGCAGGGAAAGTTGTTTTCTGTGGACATCTATCAGGAGATGTCTGGGGAGTTTAAGGACAGGCAGTCTGTGGTGAAGGCCATCTGTCTTCATGTGGCCCACGACTGTAACATGGCCTGTAAATATTGTTTTGCGGAAGAGGGAGAGTACCAGCAGGGACACCGGGGGCTCATGTCTTATGAAGTGGGGAAAAAGGCCTTGGATTTTTTGATTGAAAACTCTGGGACCAGAAAGAACTTGGAAGTGGATTTCTTTGGCGGGGAACCGCTTATGAACTGGCAAGTGGTCAAAGACTTAGTGGCCTATGGGCGGCAGCAGGAGAAGCTGCACAATAAAAACTTTCGCTTTACGTTGACCACCAATGGCATTTTGCTGGATGAGGAGGTAATCGAATTCGCCAACCGAGAGATGAGCAATGTGGTATTGAGCATGGATGGACGAAAAGAGGTTAACGACCGCTTGCGGGTATCTAGAAATGGTAAAGGCTCCTACGACACGATTTTGCCTAAATTCCTCAAACTGGCAGAGTCCAGAAACCAGGAAAACTACTATATTCGTGGAACCTATACCCATCATAATACGGACTTTGCCAGTGACATTCTCCATCTGGCAGACTTAGGATTCAAAGAGCTGTCCATGGAGCCTGTGGTAGCGGAGCCGGGAGCAGACTACGCCCTGACGGAGGCGGATTTGCCTCAGCTGTTGGCGGAATACGATCGGCTGGCCCAGGCGATGCTTCAGCGAAAGAAGGAAGGAAAGGACTTCCGTTTCTACCACTACACCATTGATTTGACAGGCGGTCCGTGCATTGTCAAACGGATATCCGGCTGTGGAGTAGGTACAGAATATCTGGCGGTGACTCCGGAGGGGGATTTGTATCCCTGTCATCAGTTTGTCGGGGACCCGGAGTTCTTGCTGGGAACCGTCTTTGAGGGTATTCAAAACCAGAATGCTTGCCACCAGTTTAAGTCCTGCAACATCTATTCTCATGAAGAATGCCGGGATTGCTTTGCCCGGATGTATTGCAGCGGCGGCTGTGCGGCTAACGCCTACCACACCACCGGCAGCATTCAAGGAGTCTACGATTTCGGCTGTCAGCTTCACAAGAAAAGAATTGAATGTGCTATCATGCTTCAGGTGGCAGAACAATTTGGTGGGGAGCAACAATGA